The Streptococcus pluranimalium genome contains a region encoding:
- a CDS encoding GNAT family N-acetyltransferase, with translation MLRSLTLADMSAIRHINDVSLGYPVSLETTEKQFQKIAQNPKHMLIGFEDHSSHQIIGYVHAEVYESLYSETGLNVLALAVLPNSQGLGIGKALMQGLEEKAKVEGFAFIRLNSGSHRKEAHAFYQQLGYKGDKTQLRFIKEL, from the coding sequence ATGCTTCGTTCTTTAACACTGGCTGATATGTCAGCTATTCGTCATATTAATGATGTATCATTGGGATATCCAGTGTCATTAGAGACAACAGAAAAACAGTTTCAAAAAATAGCACAGAACCCCAAGCATATGTTAATAGGTTTTGAGGATCATTCGTCACACCAGATTATTGGGTATGTGCATGCCGAGGTCTATGAAAGTTTATATTCAGAAACTGGCTTAAATGTTTTAGCCTTAGCTGTCTTGCCAAATTCTCAAGGTCTTGGAATTGGTAAAGCCCTAATGCAGGGGTTAGAGGAAAAAGCTAAAGTTGAAGGTTTTGCCTTTATACGCTTAAATTCGGGGTCTCACCGAAAAGAAGCGCACGCTTTTTACCAACAGCTTGGGTATAAGGGTGATAAAACACAATTACGCTTTATCAAAGAATTATGA
- a CDS encoding 4-oxalocrotonate tautomerase yields the protein MPFVTIDLFEGRSDEQKAQLAREVTKVVSRVAGAPKEAIHIFINDMPEGSYFPQGEVKKKN from the coding sequence ATGCCATTTGTAACAATTGATTTGTTTGAAGGACGTTCCGACGAACAGAAAGCTCAACTTGCTCGCGAAGTCACTAAAGTTGTTTCTCGAGTTGCAGGTGCTCCAAAGGAAGCTATCCATATCTTTATCAATGATATGCCTGAAGGCAGTTACTTTCCTCAAGGTGAAGTCAAAAAGAAAAATTAA
- a CDS encoding L-threonylcarbamoyladenylate synthase yields MTSIGKLSQALENRHAVVLPTETVYGLFAKALNESSVDLVYNLKERPRDKAMNLNVSSYDDILNFSKNQPDYLKKLYKAFLPGPLTIILQANEKVPVWINSGLDSVGFRLPNHPITQELIAKHGPLIGPSANKSGQESGKYFNTIMQSFDHEVLGYEDDDFLTGVDSTILDLSKEKAVILRQGAISKEDLLSVVPELNF; encoded by the coding sequence GTGACAAGTATTGGAAAACTATCACAGGCATTAGAAAATAGACACGCAGTTGTCTTGCCTACAGAGACTGTTTATGGTCTTTTTGCCAAGGCGTTGAATGAGTCTTCTGTAGATCTCGTTTACAACTTAAAAGAGCGTCCACGTGATAAAGCTATGAACCTCAATGTCTCTTCTTATGACGATATTTTGAATTTTTCTAAAAATCAACCAGACTATTTAAAAAAATTGTATAAAGCTTTTTTACCAGGTCCCTTAACCATTATTTTACAAGCGAACGAAAAAGTTCCTGTTTGGATTAATTCTGGTTTAGATAGTGTTGGCTTCCGTCTTCCTAATCATCCGATAACGCAAGAGTTAATTGCCAAACACGGTCCTCTAATTGGACCATCAGCGAATAAGTCTGGGCAAGAGAGTGGGAAGTATTTTAATACTATCATGCAATCTTTTGATCATGAAGTTCTTGGTTATGAAGATGATGACTTTTTGACAGGTGTGGACTCAACTATTCTTGATTTATCGAAAGAAAAGGCGGTCATTTTAAGGCAAGGAGCTATTTCAAAAGAAGATTTATTGTCAGTGGTGCCTGAACTTAACTTCTAA
- a CDS encoding nucleoid-associated protein, protein MLDLYLKQLVIHQFSPNDTELNLAQAPIQFTPRLDDYFRKKISKVFSDDAKRGKFSEDHPFLAHFSDDLLETSTKIANLWKEEFVISEDQKTNDLVFIEFDKDGQTFFAFLRIALKENLAHLADGDNPISLTQNNLPSAAQTPDEALIINRESNQYYLIEKRIKHNGSFANYFSENLLQVEPEQSVKKSIKMMENTAQKIAEQFNKDDFQFQSKMRAAIHKNIEEEQELSPEKLADQLFDDNLTARLSFVDQLKESVPEPISVADIDHSRQSKKLETQKLSLSNGIELLVPNNVYQDAESVEFIQNPDGTYSILIKNIQDITNK, encoded by the coding sequence ATGTTAGATTTATATTTAAAACAATTAGTCATTCATCAATTCAGTCCTAATGACACTGAGTTGAATTTAGCACAGGCTCCTATTCAGTTTACGCCTCGTCTTGATGACTATTTCCGTAAGAAAATCTCCAAAGTTTTCTCAGATGATGCCAAGCGCGGAAAATTTTCAGAAGATCATCCCTTTTTAGCTCATTTTAGTGATGATTTGCTAGAGACATCCACTAAAATAGCCAATCTTTGGAAAGAAGAGTTTGTCATTTCCGAAGATCAAAAGACCAATGACCTTGTCTTTATTGAGTTTGATAAGGATGGACAAACTTTCTTTGCTTTTTTGAGAATTGCTCTTAAGGAGAATTTAGCTCATCTAGCTGATGGTGACAATCCAATCTCTTTAACGCAAAATAATTTACCAAGTGCTGCTCAAACACCTGACGAAGCCTTGATTATCAATCGTGAAAGTAATCAGTATTATTTGATTGAAAAAAGAATCAAACACAATGGATCATTTGCTAACTATTTTTCTGAAAATCTTCTTCAAGTGGAACCTGAGCAATCGGTTAAAAAATCCATCAAAATGATGGAAAATACCGCACAAAAAATTGCAGAACAGTTTAATAAGGATGATTTCCAATTTCAATCAAAGATGAGAGCAGCTATCCATAAAAATATCGAAGAGGAGCAGGAATTATCTCCTGAAAAGTTAGCAGACCAGCTCTTTGATGATAATCTAACAGCCCGTTTAAGCTTTGTTGATCAATTAAAAGAAAGTGTGCCTGAACCAATTTCAGTAGCTGATATTGATCATAGTCGTCAGTCTAAAAAATTGGAGACGCAGAAGTTATCGCTATCAAACGGTATTGAACTTTTAGTTCCTAATAATGTTTATCAGGATGCTGAATCGGTCGAATTTATCCAAAACCCAGATGGAACATACTCCATTTTAATCAAAAATATTCAGGATATTACTAATAAATAA
- a CDS encoding thymidine kinase: MAQLYYRYGTMNSGKSIEILKVAYNYEEQGKSIVLMTSSLDNRDGFGYVSSRIGIKRQAEVITPETDIYGFIQNQETKPYCVLIDECQFLTKANVYDLARVVDELDIPVMAFGLKNDFRNELFEGSKYFLLLADKIDEIKTICHYCSRKATMVLRMEDGNPVYDGDQIQIGGNETYTSVCRKHYFSPDLHKH, from the coding sequence TTGGCACAATTATATTATCGTTATGGCACTATGAATTCTGGAAAATCTATTGAGATTTTAAAGGTTGCTTATAACTACGAAGAGCAAGGGAAATCTATCGTTTTAATGACTAGCTCTCTTGATAACCGTGACGGTTTTGGTTACGTTTCGAGTCGAATTGGGATAAAACGTCAGGCAGAAGTCATTACTCCAGAAACTGATATATATGGTTTTATTCAAAATCAAGAGACCAAACCATATTGTGTCCTCATTGATGAGTGTCAATTTTTGACAAAGGCTAATGTCTATGATTTAGCTCGCGTAGTAGATGAATTGGATATTCCAGTTATGGCTTTTGGACTAAAAAATGATTTTAGAAATGAATTATTCGAAGGTTCAAAGTATTTTCTGCTATTAGCTGATAAAATCGATGAAATTAAAACTATTTGTCATTATTGTTCACGAAAAGCTACCATGGTTTTACGAATGGAAGATGGGAATCCTGTCTACGATGGCGATCAAATTCAAATTGGTGGCAACGAAACCTATACTTCTGTTTGTCGAAAACATTATTTTAGTCCAGACTTACATAAGCATTAA
- the glyA gene encoding serine hydroxymethyltransferase, whose amino-acid sequence MIFDQKDFKAYDAELWQAIQDEANRQQNNIELIASENVVSKAVMAAQGSLLTNKYAEGYPGNRYYGGTQAVDVVETLAIERAKELFGAKFANVQPHSGSQANAAAYMALIESGHTVLGMDLSAGGHLTHGSPVNFSGKTYQFEAYGLDPETEELNYEAILEKAEAVQPALIVAGASAYSKAIDFKKFRHIADQVGAKLMVDMAHIAGLVASGLHENPLPYADVVTSTTHKTLRGPRGGLILTNDETLAKKINSAVFPGLQGGPLEHVIAAKAVAFKEALDPSFKDYSQQVIANAKAMVAAFQADPDFRVISGGTDNHLFLVEVTKVVENGKVAQNLLDDVNITLNKNAIPNEQLSPFKTSGIRIGSPAITSRGMTEKEAKQIAELIIKTLKNTSDENALNEVRSEVKALTDAFPLYEN is encoded by the coding sequence ATGATTTTTGACCAAAAAGATTTTAAAGCATACGATGCTGAATTATGGCAGGCGATTCAGGATGAGGCGAATCGTCAGCAAAACAATATTGAATTAATCGCTTCTGAAAATGTGGTTTCAAAAGCTGTTATGGCGGCACAAGGTTCTTTGCTAACCAACAAGTACGCCGAAGGTTATCCTGGAAATCGTTATTATGGTGGTACACAGGCAGTAGATGTCGTTGAGACTTTAGCTATCGAACGGGCTAAAGAATTATTTGGTGCTAAGTTTGCTAATGTTCAACCACATTCTGGTAGTCAAGCAAATGCAGCAGCTTACATGGCCTTGATTGAGTCTGGCCATACAGTATTAGGAATGGATTTATCAGCAGGTGGGCACTTAACGCACGGTTCTCCTGTTAACTTTTCTGGAAAAACTTATCAGTTTGAGGCCTATGGTTTGGATCCAGAAACGGAAGAATTGAATTATGAGGCTATCTTAGAGAAAGCTGAAGCTGTTCAACCAGCTCTTATTGTAGCTGGCGCATCTGCCTATTCAAAAGCTATTGATTTTAAAAAATTCCGCCATATTGCTGACCAAGTTGGCGCTAAACTAATGGTTGATATGGCTCATATCGCAGGTTTAGTAGCTAGTGGACTCCACGAAAATCCTTTACCTTATGCTGATGTTGTAACATCAACTACCCATAAAACGCTTCGAGGACCACGTGGCGGCTTAATCTTAACAAATGATGAAACTCTGGCTAAAAAAATTAATTCAGCTGTCTTCCCTGGATTACAAGGTGGTCCTTTAGAGCATGTTATTGCTGCTAAGGCTGTTGCATTTAAAGAAGCCCTTGACCCATCTTTTAAAGACTATAGCCAACAAGTGATTGCTAATGCTAAGGCTATGGTTGCTGCTTTTCAAGCTGATCCAGATTTTCGTGTCATTTCAGGTGGAACAGACAATCACCTTTTCCTAGTTGAAGTGACTAAGGTTGTTGAAAATGGTAAAGTTGCACAAAATCTCTTAGATGATGTCAATATTACTTTAAATAAAAATGCTATTCCCAATGAACAATTATCTCCATTTAAAACATCAGGTATTCGTATCGGAAGCCCTGCAATCACCAGTCGTGGGATGACAGAAAAGGAAGCAAAACAAATTGCTGAATTGATTATCAAAACACTTAAAAATACTAGTGATGAGAATGCCTTAAATGAAGTTAGAAGTGAAGTGAAAGCTTTAACAGATGCTTTCCCACTTTATGAGAACTAA
- the prmC gene encoding peptide chain release factor N(5)-glutamine methyltransferase gives MTYRQLINELGQSLEAVGEEREALEFAFKEKKLWSTTDFVINQAKEVTLEDEKLLKEIFDHLEAHKPFQHYLGYAYFKDLTLKVSPDVLIPRPETEELVDLILSKNPTKPLKVLDIGTGSGAIALALKNQRPDWQVTALDISKTALEIAKQNGHKLGLTINWLESDVFSQVSGMFDIIVSNPPYISEDDKKEVGTNVLSHEPHGALFAPNDGYAIYQQIIEEAPKYLTEIGQIYFEIGYKQGRKVKEMLKNTFPNATVTVLKDVFGKDRMVVLTK, from the coding sequence ATGACCTATAGGCAGTTAATAAATGAGTTGGGACAATCTCTTGAAGCCGTTGGTGAAGAGAGAGAAGCTCTAGAATTTGCTTTCAAAGAAAAAAAACTCTGGTCAACAACGGATTTCGTTATAAATCAAGCTAAGGAAGTGACGTTAGAGGACGAAAAACTTCTGAAAGAGATTTTTGACCACCTTGAAGCTCATAAGCCATTCCAACATTATCTGGGCTATGCGTATTTTAAAGATTTAACTCTAAAAGTTAGTCCTGATGTTTTAATTCCACGCCCTGAAACAGAAGAGTTGGTAGATCTTATCTTATCTAAAAATCCTACTAAACCGTTGAAAGTATTAGACATTGGAACTGGGAGCGGTGCAATTGCTTTAGCTCTTAAAAACCAACGTCCTGATTGGCAGGTAACAGCCCTTGATATCTCTAAAACTGCTTTGGAGATAGCCAAGCAAAATGGTCATAAACTAGGACTCACTATTAATTGGTTAGAATCCGATGTTTTCAGTCAGGTTTCAGGTATGTTTGATATTATTGTTTCTAACCCTCCCTATATTTCAGAAGACGATAAAAAGGAAGTTGGAACTAACGTATTGTCACATGAACCGCATGGTGCTCTATTTGCGCCTAATGATGGCTATGCAATCTACCAGCAAATCATTGAGGAAGCACCTAAGTATTTGACTGAAATTGGTCAAATCTACTTTGAAATTGGCTATAAACAGGGGCGAAAAGTAAAAGAAATGTTGAAAAATACCTTCCCTAATGCTACTGTAACAGTCTTAAAAGATGTTTTTGGGAAAGATAGAATGGTGGTGTTAACTAAGTGA
- the nox gene encoding H2O-forming NADH oxidase produces the protein MSKIVVVGTNHAGTAAIKTMLSNYGSENEIVTFDQNSNISFLGCGMALWIGEQIDGPEGLFYSDKEELESMGATVYMESPVTHIDYAKKEVTAIVDGKEHVESYDKLLLATGSQPIVPPIKGVEIKEGSTDFEATLENLQFVKLYQNAEDVINRLEKPGIERVAVVGGGYIGVELAESFKRKGKEVVLVDIAETVMGAYYDRDFTAMMNQNLEENGVKLALGQAVQAVEGDGKVERLVTDKETFDVDMVIMCVGFRPNTALGNGELETFRNGAFLVDKKQETSMKDVYAIGDCATIYDNARDDHSYIALASNAVRTGIVAAHNLAGHELEGVGVQGSNGISIFGLNMVSTGLTEVRAKEAGFNAAVASFNDKQKPEFIKHDNHDVAIKIVYDKDTRVVLGCQMVSREDMSMGIHMFSLAIMKHVTIEELSLMDIFFLPHFNKPYNYITMAALGAE, from the coding sequence ATGTCTAAAATTGTTGTCGTAGGTACCAACCACGCTGGTACAGCTGCTATTAAAACAATGTTGTCAAACTACGGTTCTGAAAATGAAATCGTAACATTTGACCAAAACTCAAACATTTCCTTCTTAGGATGTGGAATGGCTTTATGGATTGGTGAACAAATTGATGGTCCTGAAGGTCTTTTCTATTCTGATAAAGAAGAATTGGAAAGCATGGGTGCAACAGTATACATGGAGTCACCTGTTACTCACATTGACTACGCTAAAAAAGAAGTAACTGCGATTGTTGATGGTAAAGAACATGTTGAATCTTATGATAAATTGCTTTTAGCAACTGGTTCTCAACCGATTGTACCGCCAATTAAAGGCGTTGAAATCAAAGAGGGATCAACAGACTTTGAAGCAACACTTGAAAACCTTCAATTTGTTAAACTTTACCAAAATGCTGAAGATGTTATTAACCGCCTTGAAAAACCTGGTATCGAACGTGTAGCAGTTGTTGGTGGTGGTTACATTGGTGTCGAACTTGCTGAAAGCTTCAAACGTAAAGGTAAAGAAGTTGTTCTTGTTGATATCGCTGAAACAGTAATGGGTGCATACTATGACCGTGATTTTACTGCAATGATGAACCAAAACCTTGAAGAAAATGGTGTTAAACTTGCTCTCGGTCAAGCTGTGCAAGCTGTAGAAGGTGATGGAAAAGTTGAACGTCTTGTAACTGATAAAGAAACTTTTGATGTTGACATGGTTATCATGTGTGTAGGATTCCGTCCTAACACAGCACTTGGAAACGGCGAACTTGAAACTTTCCGTAATGGTGCTTTCTTGGTTGATAAAAAACAAGAAACTAGCATGAAAGATGTTTATGCTATTGGTGACTGTGCTACTATCTATGATAATGCTCGCGATGATCATAGCTACATTGCCTTGGCTTCAAATGCTGTTCGTACAGGTATTGTTGCTGCTCACAACCTTGCTGGTCATGAGCTTGAAGGTGTTGGTGTACAAGGTTCAAATGGTATTTCAATCTTCGGACTTAACATGGTTTCAACTGGTTTGACTGAAGTGCGTGCAAAAGAAGCTGGCTTTAATGCTGCAGTAGCATCTTTCAATGATAAACAAAAACCTGAATTTATCAAACACGATAATCATGATGTTGCTATCAAAATTGTCTACGATAAAGACACACGTGTTGTCCTTGGTTGCCAAATGGTATCACGTGAAGATATGTCAATGGGAATCCATATGTTCTCACTTGCAATCATGAAACATGTGACAATCGAAGAACTTTCACTTATGGATATCTTCTTCTTACCACACTTTAATAAGCCATACAACTACATCACAATGGCTGCTCTTGGTGCAGAATAA
- a CDS encoding FAD:protein FMN transferase, whose translation MSLKSHSLRLMGTTIDLLVDSPIAEILIDDCVNLLHLYNKRFSANDETSELMTVNLNAGIKPTQVTSELLELISLGKEHSLAEPSHLNIAIGPLVNAWRIGFSDAHVPEHATIENTLSLIAPRQIIINPDEETVFLAKKGMRIDLGAIAKGYIADRVIDYLKRKNVTAAMINLGGNVLTYGPNRNRSDNKWYIGIQHPELERGNNVGIIKVDNQSVVTSGIYERKLVHDGKTYHHIFDPRTGYPIETEMASITIVADLSVDCEIWTTRLFGLPIIEAMMIIERTVGIEGIIITKDHRIAISQGLRSKYQSLY comes from the coding sequence ATGTCTTTAAAATCTCACTCTCTTCGTCTTATGGGAACAACCATTGATCTGCTGGTTGATAGCCCTATTGCAGAAATATTAATTGACGATTGTGTGAATCTTTTACACCTATATAATAAAAGATTTAGTGCCAATGATGAGACCTCTGAGCTGATGACTGTTAATTTAAACGCAGGTATCAAGCCCACTCAAGTAACCTCTGAGTTACTTGAATTAATATCTCTAGGTAAAGAGCATAGTCTGGCAGAACCAAGTCACCTTAATATTGCTATTGGTCCTCTTGTTAATGCTTGGAGGATCGGTTTTTCGGATGCTCATGTTCCAGAACATGCTACCATTGAAAATACATTATCTTTAATTGCCCCCCGCCAAATTATCATAAATCCTGATGAGGAAACCGTATTTTTAGCTAAAAAAGGCATGCGTATTGATTTAGGAGCTATCGCTAAAGGTTATATCGCTGACCGCGTTATAGACTATCTAAAACGTAAAAATGTTACTGCTGCTATGATTAATCTTGGTGGTAATGTCTTAACTTATGGCCCTAATCGAAACAGATCGGATAACAAATGGTATATAGGTATTCAACATCCCGAACTAGAGCGTGGGAATAATGTTGGGATTATCAAAGTTGATAATCAATCAGTTGTCACTTCTGGTATTTATGAACGAAAGTTAGTTCACGATGGAAAAACCTATCATCATATTTTTGACCCACGTACTGGTTATCCTATTGAGACGGAAATGGCAAGCATAACTATTGTCGCTGATCTATCAGTAGATTGTGAAATATGGACAACTAGACTCTTTGGACTCCCTATCATTGAAGCTATGATGATTATTGAAAGAACTGTCGGTATTGAAGGAATAATTATCACAAAAGATCATCGCATAGCCATCTCTCAAGGGTTAAGAAGTAAATATCAAAGCCTATATTAA
- the prfA gene encoding peptide chain release factor 1 produces the protein MNIYDQLQTVEDRYEELGELLSDPAVVSDTKRFMELSKEEANTRDTVTAYREYKQIIQNIADAEEMIKDAAGDADLEEMAKEELKESKAAKEEYEEKLKILLLPKDPNDDKNIILEIRGAAGGDEAALFAGDLLQMYQKYAETQGWRFEVMEASYNGVGGIKEVVAMVSGQSVYSKLKYESGAHRVQRVPVTESQGRVHTSTATVLIMPEIEEVEYEIDPKDLRVDIYHASGAGGQNVNKVATAVRMVHIPTGIKVEMQEERTQQKNRDKAMKIIRARVADHFAQIAQDEQDAERKSTVGTGDRSERIRTYNFPQNRVTDHRIGLTLQKLDTILSGKMDEVVDALIMYDQTQKLEELNK, from the coding sequence ATGAATATTTACGATCAATTGCAAACGGTTGAAGATCGATATGAAGAATTGGGAGAACTTTTATCCGATCCCGCAGTCGTCTCAGATACTAAGCGCTTTATGGAACTTTCAAAAGAAGAAGCTAACACTCGTGATACTGTTACGGCTTACCGTGAATACAAACAAATCATTCAAAACATCGCAGATGCTGAGGAAATGATAAAAGATGCTGCTGGTGACGCTGATTTGGAAGAGATGGCTAAAGAAGAATTGAAAGAATCTAAAGCTGCCAAAGAAGAATACGAAGAAAAATTAAAAATCTTGCTTTTACCAAAAGATCCTAATGATGATAAAAATATCATTTTGGAAATCCGTGGTGCTGCTGGCGGGGATGAAGCGGCACTCTTTGCTGGAGATCTTCTTCAAATGTACCAAAAATACGCTGAAACCCAAGGGTGGCGTTTTGAAGTTATGGAAGCATCTTATAATGGTGTTGGTGGTATCAAAGAAGTGGTTGCCATGGTTTCTGGCCAATCCGTATACTCTAAATTGAAATATGAATCTGGAGCTCACCGTGTACAGCGTGTGCCTGTTACTGAAAGTCAAGGGCGAGTTCATACCTCAACTGCAACTGTCCTCATCATGCCAGAAATCGAAGAAGTCGAATACGAGATTGATCCAAAAGACCTTCGTGTCGATATTTACCATGCCTCTGGTGCGGGTGGACAGAACGTCAATAAAGTTGCTACGGCTGTTCGTATGGTTCATATCCCAACAGGTATCAAGGTTGAAATGCAGGAAGAGCGTACGCAACAAAAAAACCGCGATAAGGCGATGAAAATTATCCGTGCGCGTGTGGCTGATCACTTCGCACAAATTGCTCAAGATGAGCAAGATGCTGAGCGTAAGTCAACCGTTGGTACTGGTGACCGTTCAGAGCGTATTCGTACTTATAATTTCCCACAAAATCGTGTCACAGACCACCGTATTGGCTTGACGCTTCAAAAATTAGATACGATTTTGTCAGGAAAAATGGATGAAGTTGTTGATGCTTTGATTATGTATGATCAAACGCAAAAACTTGAAGAATTAAATAAATAA
- a CDS encoding ATP cone domain-containing protein, which translates to MQIIKRDGQVVDFDPEKIYQAIVKAAQTVYVIDDTWRANLAQVTKKVVLDLEEAQVERPTINMIQSLVENRLMDAGYINIAEHYISYRLQRDLERNGYDDKVIVHLHFEQIM; encoded by the coding sequence ATGCAAATTATTAAACGTGATGGACAAGTTGTAGACTTTGATCCAGAGAAAATCTACCAAGCTATTGTAAAAGCTGCTCAAACGGTTTATGTTATCGATGATACGTGGCGTGCGAATCTTGCTCAAGTAACTAAAAAAGTTGTACTTGATTTGGAAGAAGCGCAAGTCGAGCGTCCAACCATTAATATGATTCAATCATTAGTAGAAAATCGTCTGATGGATGCTGGGTATATCAATATTGCTGAGCACTATATTTCATATCGTTTGCAGCGCGATCTAGAACGTAATGGCTACGATGATAAAGTTATTGTTCATCTTCATTTTGAGCAAATTATGTAA
- a CDS encoding ABC transporter permease → MSLMTILSLLVSSMLIYATPLILTSIGGTFSERSGVVNVGLEGIMVMGAFSGIVFNLGFSETLGNATPWVATFVGGLVGILFSLIHAVATVNFRADHIVSGTVLNLMAPALAVFLVKVFYGKGQTDNIAEAFGKFDFPGLAQIPVIGDIFFKGTSLVAYVAILISFISWYILYKTKFGLRLRSVGEHPQAADTLGINVYRMKYYGVMISGFLGGMGGAVYAQSISVNFAGTTILGPGFIALAAMIFGKWNPVGAMLSSLFFGVSQSLAVIGNQLPFLSKIPTVYLQIAPYVLTIIVLAAFFGQAVGPKAGGKNYIKSK, encoded by the coding sequence ATGAGTTTAATGACAATTTTATCCTTATTGGTTAGTTCTATGTTGATTTATGCAACACCTCTCATCTTGACAAGTATTGGTGGAACCTTCTCAGAACGTTCTGGTGTTGTCAATGTCGGTCTAGAAGGTATCATGGTTATGGGTGCTTTCTCTGGAATCGTTTTTAATTTGGGGTTTTCAGAAACTTTAGGAAATGCGACGCCATGGGTTGCGACGTTTGTAGGTGGTCTTGTTGGGATTTTATTCTCATTGATTCATGCCGTTGCCACTGTTAATTTCCGCGCAGATCATATTGTTAGCGGTACAGTACTTAATTTGATGGCACCAGCTCTCGCAGTTTTCCTTGTAAAAGTATTTTATGGAAAAGGGCAAACGGACAATATTGCTGAGGCATTTGGTAAATTTGATTTTCCAGGCTTAGCTCAAATACCTGTTATTGGTGATATCTTTTTCAAAGGAACGAGCCTTGTTGCCTATGTTGCTATTTTAATCTCATTCATCTCGTGGTACATTCTCTATAAGACAAAATTCGGTCTTCGATTACGTTCAGTTGGGGAACATCCTCAAGCAGCTGATACCTTAGGGATTAATGTATACCGTATGAAATATTATGGAGTTATGATTTCAGGTTTCCTAGGTGGAATGGGAGGAGCAGTATATGCTCAATCTATTTCAGTTAACTTTGCTGGAACTACTATTCTTGGTCCTGGCTTTATTGCCTTGGCTGCTATGATTTTTGGTAAATGGAATCCAGTTGGAGCCATGTTATCTAGTCTTTTCTTTGGAGTTTCTCAAAGCTTAGCAGTTATTGGTAATCAGTTACCTTTCCTATCAAAAATTCCAACTGTGTATCTACAAATTGCACCTTATGTGTTAACGATTATTGTGTTAGCAGCATTCTTTGGGCAAGCAGTAGGACCAAAAGCTGGTGGTAAAAACTATATTAAATCAAAATAA
- a CDS encoding lysozyme family protein, whose amino-acid sequence MFRFIKRTIAIGFLVFLSFQLFTIHQNVTNVLSYRPLVEEILAENDSTTNEDLILAMIYTETKGQEADLMQSSESSTGVANSITDSRESVRQGVTVLSENLEKANEYDTDAWTAIQAYNFGSAYINYVAKHGKKNTIDLAKDYSQTVVAPSLGNKSGDTYRYYNPVALFYGGGELYRNGGNIYYAKQVQFNLFLIKLMSRF is encoded by the coding sequence ATGTTTAGATTTATCAAAAGAACGATAGCTATCGGTTTTCTTGTCTTTCTTTCGTTTCAACTGTTTACAATACACCAAAATGTCACTAATGTTCTTTCTTATCGCCCATTAGTTGAGGAAATTTTGGCTGAAAATGACTCGACAACTAACGAAGATTTGATTTTGGCTATGATTTATACAGAAACAAAGGGACAAGAAGCTGATTTGATGCAATCCAGTGAAAGTTCAACAGGTGTTGCCAATTCCATCACTGATAGCCGAGAAAGTGTCAGGCAAGGCGTTACAGTCTTATCGGAGAATTTAGAAAAGGCAAATGAATATGATACAGATGCTTGGACGGCGATTCAAGCCTATAATTTCGGAAGTGCCTATATCAATTATGTTGCCAAACACGGCAAAAAAAATACGATTGATCTAGCTAAAGACTATTCTCAAACGGTAGTCGCGCCAAGTCTTGGGAACAAGTCAGGAGATACTTATCGCTATTATAATCCTGTTGCACTATTTTACGGTGGTGGCGAATTGTATCGTAATGGTGGCAATATTTACTACGCCAAACAAGTGCAATTTAATTTGTTCTTGATTAAACTGATGAGTAGATTCTAG